A genomic segment from Bombus affinis isolate iyBomAffi1 chromosome 13, iyBomAffi1.2, whole genome shotgun sequence encodes:
- the LOC126923490 gene encoding gastrulation defective protein 1 homolog — protein MNTKKVITFGKISKDLSREQTKNTESVSSGFGTFGKKSLETNITKMNEIKPEDEEESQNLKEVMGITGFGKKAKSFDVQEMLEHITKTINTNKAMSEKTKAIDKETKIQLLEEAKSSDAADNGNTNDSKDEEDDFIGPPIPHGLENSTLSERSTKVKDKDDDDDESDEDDNESDTEEELMLKDKVPCSHEVIMTHGTKAVTAIAADPSGARLASGSIDYDVCFWDFAGMDSSMRSFRTLQPCENHPIKCLQYSMTGDVILVISGSAQAKVLDRDGFEKCETVKGDQYISDMARTKGHTAGLNSGCWHPFTKEEYLTCSQDSTCRIWILYRPRAHKHLIKCRAQNGVKTIPTTCSYSREGTVVACGCIDGSIQMWDHRKNFVNPSLIQRNAHAQGSEISSLSFSYLGQMLATRSCDDTLKLWDLRAFKTPVFEANNLYSRYDTTDCMFNPDDSILITGESLNRNQNTGRILFYDTKTFDLINEISVTNSHVIKTLWHPKLNQIFVGCGNGIVKVYYDSKKSLRGAKLCVVKTHLKQKHIEVMSTQQIITPHALPLFRQDRPKSVRKQMEKDRLDPVKSRRPDLPITSGQGGRVASSGGTLSSYVIRNLGLSKRIEDDQDPREAILKYAKVAEENPYWIAPAYKKTQPQTIFQSDEQDGASSAKKQKT, from the coding sequence atgaaTACGAAAAAGGTTATAACATTTGGAAAGATCAGTAAAGATTTATCTCGGGAACAAACGAAAAATACAGAATCTGTAAGTTCTGGATTTGGTACGTTTGGTAAAAAGTCATTGGAGACTAATATAACAAAAATGAATGAAATCAAAccagaagacgaagaagaatctCAAAATTTGAAAGAGGTTATGGGCATAACTGGCTTTGGTAAAAAGGCCAAATCCTTTGACGTACAAGAAATGTTGGAGCATATTACAAAAACTATTAATACTAACAAAGCGATGTCTGAGAAAACAAAAGCTATCGATAAAGAGACTAAAATACAATTATTAGAGGAAGCTAAAAGTAGCGATGCTGCTGATAATGGAAATACTAATGATAGCAAGGATGAAGAGGATGATTTTATTGGTCCTCCGATACCTCATGGGCTTGAGAATTCAACATTGTCAGAACGATCTACAAAAGTAAAAGATaaagacgacgacgatgatgaaaGCGATGAAGATGACAATGAATCTGATACTGAAGAAGAATTAATGTTGAAAGACAAAGTTCCATGTAGCCATGAAGTTATAATGACTCATGGAACAAAAGCAGTAACAGCTATTGCAGCAGATCCTTCTGGAGCAAGATTAGCTTCAGGTTCTATCGATTATGATGTTTGTTTCTGGGATTTTGCTGGTATGGATTCGTCTATGAGAAGTTTCAGAACGCTACAACCTTGTGAAAATCATCCAATTAAATGTCTACAATATTCAATGACTGGTGATGTTATATTAGTCATATCAGGTTCTGCACAAGCAAAAGTTTTGGACAGAGATGGTTTTGAAAAATGCGAAACTGTGAAAGGTGATCAATATATATCAGACATGGCACGTACAAAAGGTCATACAGCAGGATTAAACAGTGGTTGTTGGCATCCATTTACAAAGGAAGAATACCTTACTTGTTCACAAGATAGTACTTGTAGAATATGGATTTTATATAGACCACGTGCTCATAAACATTTAATAAAGTGTAGAGCACAAAATGGAGTTAAAACAATACCAACTACATGTAGCTATAGCAGAGAAGGTACTGTAGTTGCCTGTGGTTGTATAGATGGTTCTATACAGATGTGGGATCATAGAAAAAATTTTGTGAATCCATCGCTGATTCAAAGGAATGCACATGCACAGGGTAGTGAGATATCAAGCTTAAGTTTCTCTTATCTTGGACAAATGCTTGCAACCAGAAGTTGCGACGATACGTTGAAGCTTTGGGATTTGAGAGCATTTAAAACACCTGTCTTTGAAGCAAACAATTTATATTCCAGATATGATACGACTGATTGCATGTTTAATCCTGATGATTCAATTCTCATTACAGGAGAATCATTGAATAGGAATCAAAATACTGGTAGAatactattttatgatacaaaaaCCTTTGATCTAATTAATGAAATAAGCGTAACAAACTCGCATGTTATTAAAACATTATGGCATCCAAAACTAAATCAAATATTTGTTGGTTGTGGAAATGGAATAGTTAAAGTATATTACGATTCTAAGAAGAGCTTAAGAGGAGCTAAATTGTGCGTTGTAAAAACGCATTTGAAACAAAAACACATTGAAGTAATGTCAACCCAACAGATTATTACACCACATGCACTTCCATTGTTCAGACAGGACAGGCCTAAATCTGTTcgtaaacaaatggaaaaagatCGTTTGGATCCTGTTAAATCAAGAAGACCAGATTTACCAATTACTTCTGGGCAGGGTGGCAGAGTTGCATCTTCTGGTGGAACGCTTAGCTCTTATGTAATTCGAAATTTGGGACTTAGTAAGAGAATAGAAGACGACCAAGATCCTCGAGAGGCTATTTTGAAATATGCAAAAGTAGCAGAAGAGAATCCATACTGGATTGCCCCAGCGTATAAGAAAACTCAACCACAAACAATATTCCAGTCAGATGAGCAAGATGGAGCGTCAAGTGCGAAAAAGCAGAAGACTTGA